In the Bacillus solimangrovi genome, one interval contains:
- a CDS encoding glutaredoxin → MSTQYKLYIITGCTMCYKAVQFLNSINIDISIVNLFEHPEKRAALQEKIGEVTVPVLVSDYDIFKKEEIFSINKHS, encoded by the coding sequence ATGAGCACACAGTATAAGTTATATATCATAACGGGTTGTACTATGTGTTACAAAGCCGTTCAGTTTCTTAATTCTATTAACATCGACATCTCGATTGTTAATTTGTTTGAGCATCCAGAGAAAAGAGCAGCATTGCAAGAAAAAATAGGTGAAGTTACTGTACCTGTACTTGTTAGTGATTATGATATATTTAAAAAAGAAGAAATTTTTTCTATTAATAAGCATAGTTAG
- a CDS encoding methyl-accepting chemotaxis protein: MEQSNAMLNKINTLTELSNSLIGIISSLKKFSSQTNLLALNASIEAARAGEAGRGFNVVAQEVRKLSDQSTKATKEAEDSITDLLKEIELIEEISNTGVSFAESGKEKANDSEQIFKDIKRFIDQVEQEKDQLVQLSTQLGEQSQNAKTLFISIAKNRETIAEGLEANNYYLNMNNKYV, from the coding sequence ATGGAACAGTCAAATGCTATGTTAAATAAAATTAATACTTTAACTGAACTGTCCAATTCGTTAATTGGCATTATTTCTTCCCTTAAGAAATTTTCTTCACAAACGAATTTGCTTGCGTTAAATGCATCAATAGAAGCTGCTAGAGCAGGTGAAGCAGGCAGAGGTTTTAACGTCGTAGCACAAGAGGTTAGGAAGCTGTCAGATCAAAGCACGAAAGCTACGAAGGAAGCTGAAGATTCTATTACTGATTTATTGAAGGAAATTGAGTTAATTGAAGAAATTTCAAATACAGGTGTTTCATTTGCTGAAAGTGGGAAGGAAAAAGCTAATGATTCAGAGCAGATATTCAAAGATATTAAGAGATTCATTGATCAAGTTGAGCAGGAGAAAGATCAGTTAGTACAATTATCTACTCAATTAGGTGAACAGAGCCAGAATGCGAAGACATTATTTATAAGTATCGCGAAGAATCGAGAAACAATAGCAGAAGGGTTAGAAGCGAACAATTATTACTTAAATATGAACAATAAATATGTTTAA
- a CDS encoding HAMP domain-containing sensor histidine kinase: MFRTSKKKMSLLRYWTTRYFITLCIGLMIIAFISVIWIRQTTLENRLNVTNILAEEIADRVVNQEGQIYFGKNLVRVLEDRAKLLNIEDKFNLYITSNEGKLFFKKPKVISKSTYRFVRTVLQNDSSLQKLKLRNGEPLYVIKTPIEVDGTQLGWVIISQEKKNLIKVNQEYGLLATLLISLALLGWGVIYVLSRNLSKPIQSVANAAKEIQSGSYDIQLNNSFREKELDELVQSFKQMSSRLQQLEALRSELLASVTHELKTPVTSISGLIQALKDEVVRGDEAKEFLSIALNETSRLQTMVQDLLDFNSFAAGVVHVEPEVHNLNKLLQEIVYQWRILYKKDLVNTEISLPEDDIFVSVDANRLQQIIVNLLNNAQQALDTNGLIQLILYVNENKQAHIDIIDNGTGINKSEQNLIFERFYRGEEKKHKVRGLGIGLPYSLMLAQSMHGNLYLKSSSPNGTTFTIVLPQANM; encoded by the coding sequence TTGTTTCGAACATCAAAAAAGAAAATGTCTTTACTTCGATATTGGACGACACGTTATTTTATTACATTATGTATTGGATTAATGATTATCGCATTCATATCAGTTATATGGATTAGACAGACAACTTTAGAGAATCGTCTAAATGTGACGAATATTTTAGCAGAAGAAATTGCTGACCGTGTTGTTAACCAAGAAGGGCAAATCTATTTTGGTAAGAACTTAGTGCGTGTGTTAGAAGATCGTGCAAAGCTATTGAACATTGAAGACAAATTTAACCTCTATATTACTAGTAATGAGGGCAAATTGTTTTTCAAAAAGCCAAAAGTAATATCAAAAAGTACATATAGATTTGTTCGTACTGTTTTACAAAACGATAGTTCTTTACAAAAGCTGAAGTTACGAAATGGTGAACCACTTTACGTTATCAAAACACCGATAGAGGTAGACGGTACACAATTAGGTTGGGTCATTATTTCACAGGAGAAAAAGAATTTAATAAAGGTCAATCAAGAGTACGGATTGCTTGCTACTTTATTAATTAGCTTAGCTTTGCTAGGATGGGGTGTCATCTATGTTTTGTCCCGTAATCTATCTAAACCTATCCAAAGTGTAGCAAATGCTGCCAAAGAAATTCAAAGTGGATCATACGACATTCAATTAAACAATTCATTTAGAGAAAAAGAGCTAGATGAATTGGTGCAATCATTCAAACAAATGTCTTCACGTTTACAACAATTAGAAGCGCTCAGATCAGAACTTCTTGCTAGTGTAACACATGAATTAAAAACTCCTGTCACTTCTATTAGTGGACTTATACAAGCACTTAAGGATGAAGTAGTTCGGGGAGATGAGGCGAAAGAATTCTTATCCATTGCCTTAAATGAAACAAGTCGTTTGCAAACAATGGTACAAGACTTATTAGACTTTAATTCCTTTGCTGCTGGTGTCGTTCATGTTGAGCCTGAAGTGCACAATTTGAACAAGCTATTGCAAGAAATTGTCTACCAATGGCGCATTTTATATAAGAAAGACCTTGTAAATACAGAAATTTCCTTGCCAGAAGATGATATCTTCGTATCAGTCGATGCTAATCGATTGCAACAAATTATCGTGAACTTACTTAACAATGCACAACAAGCACTCGACACAAACGGGCTTATTCAACTTATCTTATATGTAAATGAGAACAAACAAGCTCACATTGATATTATAGATAATGGAACAGGTATCAACAAATCCGAACAAAATCTTATCTTTGAACGTTTTTATAGAGGGGAAGAAAAGAAACACAAGGTTAGAGGATTAGGAATTGGATTACCTTACAGCCTTATGCTCGCTCAATCCATGCATGGAAACTTATATTTAAAAAGTAGTTCTCCTAACGGGACAACGTTCACCATTGTTCTACCCCAAGCTAATATGTAA
- a CDS encoding C40 family peptidase — protein sequence MRKKIIHSVSLAVMLLAVPTVTDASSKVDNLIEISNKYKGVPYSWGGTTPNGFDCSGYTQYVFKKAGITLPRTSDQQYNIGTPVSKSNLEKGDLVFFSTYRSGPSHNGIYIGDGKFIHSSTSSGVIISSINDPFYWGARYIGARKVLKEPKQVEVKVPVKKEVYNEGYWAYSYIERLKELQIIEKDFSPNKSITEGQAMTMFKNALLKMNRSEIELTNSNVVSYMINKNVIDSSNSLNSNKLLTRAEAVKKIVGVLGEFDEQSKKQQAVSFNDFSRSHEGYQEVAYAINEKMITGYNDGSFKPDTEMKQSEFAVLLYRALELL from the coding sequence ATGAGAAAGAAGATTATTCATTCAGTTTCATTAGCCGTAATGTTGTTAGCGGTTCCAACAGTAACAGATGCTTCTAGTAAGGTTGATAATCTAATCGAAATATCAAACAAATATAAAGGTGTTCCATATTCATGGGGTGGAACGACACCAAATGGATTCGACTGTTCTGGTTATACACAGTATGTGTTCAAAAAAGCTGGTATTACGTTACCACGAACATCTGATCAACAATACAATATCGGTACACCAGTTTCAAAGAGTAATTTAGAGAAAGGTGACCTCGTTTTCTTTTCAACATATCGATCTGGACCTTCACACAATGGCATATACATAGGAGATGGAAAGTTTATCCATTCTTCAACCTCAAGTGGTGTTATCATATCATCAATTAATGATCCGTTTTATTGGGGAGCAAGGTATATTGGAGCGAGGAAAGTCTTAAAAGAACCGAAGCAAGTAGAAGTGAAAGTACCTGTCAAAAAGGAAGTTTATAATGAAGGCTATTGGGCTTATTCATATATTGAGAGATTAAAAGAATTACAAATTATAGAGAAAGACTTTAGTCCTAATAAGTCAATTACAGAAGGACAAGCTATGACAATGTTTAAAAATGCATTGCTTAAAATGAACCGATCTGAAATCGAATTAACGAACTCAAATGTCGTCTCTTATATGATAAATAAGAATGTTATCGATAGTTCAAATTCCTTAAATTCAAACAAGCTTCTTACTAGAGCTGAAGCGGTAAAGAAAATTGTAGGAGTGTTAGGAGAATTTGACGAGCAAAGTAAAAAGCAGCAAGCTGTATCATTTAATGACTTTAGTCGTTCACATGAAGGCTATCAAGAAGTTGCTTATGCGATAAATGAAAAAATGATCACAGGTTATAACGATGGCTCATTTAAGCCAGACACAGAAATGAAGCAATCTGAATTTGCAGTTTTGTTATATCGTGCACTTGAATTACTGTAA